In one window of Gossypium hirsutum isolate 1008001.06 chromosome A01, Gossypium_hirsutum_v2.1, whole genome shotgun sequence DNA:
- the LOC107938450 gene encoding zinc transporter 1, giving the protein MKTKENSFISSLFICLLYLPVLVTAECSCENEVLSKDTGNKTKALKYKFVAISSILMAGAVGVSLPIMVKKIPTFGPQNNIFFLIKAFAGGVILATAFVHILPDAYQSLTSPCLSEKPWGVFPFTGFLAMVSAILTMMMDTFATSFYKSSHFDKALPVNGDEEMLGEHEGHVHVHIHPTHGHAHGSTESSHHLMITQRIISQVLEVGIVVHSVIIGVALGASQSAKTIKPLVAALIFHQFFEGMGLGGCISQAKFKSRAIAMMLVIFSLTTPMGIALGMGISKIYNENSPKALVVEGIFNSLSAGILIYMSLVDLLGVDFMNPLMQTNLKLLLGSNLSLLLGAASMSLLAKWS; this is encoded by the exons ATGAAGACGAAGGAGAATTCCTTTATCTCTTCTCTATTTATTTGTCTTCTTTACCTTCCTGTCTTGGTCACTGCAGAGTGTAGTTGTGAAAATGAGGTGTTGTCCAAGGATACGGGCAACAAAACCAAGGCTTTGAAATACAAATTTGTGGCAATTTCATCAATCTTGATGGCCGGGGCTGTAGGAGTTTCTCTGCCAATTATGGTCAAGAAAATCCCAACCTTTGGACcccaaaataatattttctttctGATAAAAGCCTTTGCGGGTGGAGTGATACTTGCCACTGCTTTTGTACACATACTTCCGGATGCATACCAGTCTTTAACCAGCCCTTGCCTTAGTGAAAAGCCTTGGGGGGTTTTCCCTTTCACCGGCTTTTTAGCCATGGTTTCTGCTATACTCACAATGATGATGGATACATTTGCGACAAGTTTCTATAAGAGTTCCCATTTCGACAAAGCTTTGCCGGTGAATGGTGATGAGGAGATGTTAGGGGAGCATGAGGGACATGTTCATGTTCATATACATCCCACTCACGGTCATGCTCATGGATCTACCGAATCATCTCATCATCTTATGATCACCCAACGTATTATTTCACAG GTGTTGGAGGTGGGGATTGTAGTTCATTCTGTGATAATTGGAGTGGCATTGGGTGCATCCCAAAGTGCAAAGACAATCAAGCCTCTTGTAGCAGCATTGATTTTCCATCAATTCTTTGAAGGCATGGGTCTTGGTGGCTGCATCTCTCAG GCAAAGTTCAAGAGCAGAGCCATAGCAATGATGTTAGTTATCTTCTCCCTGACTACTCCAATGGGAATAGCATTAGGCATGGGAATATCAAAGATATATAATGAGAATAGCCCCAAAGCCCTAGTGGTGGAAGGAATCTTCAACTCCCTTTCCGCTGGAATTTTAATTTACATGTCACTGGTTGACCTCCTTGGGGTAGATTTCATGAACCCTTTAATGCAAACCAATCTAAAATTGCTGCTTGGATCAAATCTTTCACTCCTCCTCGGGGCAGCTTCCATGTCACTTTTAGCTAAATGGTCCTGA